Proteins from one Elephas maximus indicus isolate mEleMax1 chromosome 12, mEleMax1 primary haplotype, whole genome shotgun sequence genomic window:
- the LOC126087214 gene encoding zinc finger protein with KRAB and SCAN domains 5 isoform X4, protein MIMTESREVIDLDPPAQTSQEQEDLLIVKVEEEDCTWMQEYNPPTFETFYQRFKHFQYHEASGPREALSQLRVLCCEWLRPELHTKEQILELLVLEQFLTILPEEFQTWVRDQHPESGEEAVAVVENIQRELEERRQQAVTKEGRIQN, encoded by the coding sequence ATGATAATGACAGAATCCCGGGAAGTTATAGACTTAGACCCTCCAGCTCAGACTTCACAGGAGCAGGAAGACCTTCTAATAGTGAAGGTGGAAGAAGAAGACTGCACCTGGATGCAGGAGTACAATCCACCAACATTTGAGACTTTTTACCAGCGCTTCAAACACTTCCAATACCATGAGGCATCAGGGCCCCGGGAGGCACTCAGCCAACTCCGGGTGCTCTGCTGTGAGTGGCTGAGACCAGAGCTGCACACCAAAGAGCAGATCCTGGAGCTGCTGGTGCTGGAACAATTCCTGACCATCTTGCCTGAAGAGTTCCAGACCTGGGTGAGAGACCAGCACCCCGAAAGCGGGGAAGAGGCTGTGGCTGTGGTagaaaatatacagagagaaCTTGAGGAACGCAGGCAGCAG